In Rutidosis leptorrhynchoides isolate AG116_Rl617_1_P2 chromosome 2, CSIRO_AGI_Rlap_v1, whole genome shotgun sequence, one genomic interval encodes:
- the LOC139889226 gene encoding probable xyloglucan 6-xylosyltransferase 3, producing the protein MGEEQRTQKKGTSTLPSSKVVSTRRPINKRVQNMKMTFLCGLITYLVLRGTIGFGEFPSFPEEGEITIILNYNYSLGAKISNWDLQRSLWLSENQGFPNVVNGKPRMLLVTSSSPKPCDSPIGDHYLMKSFKNKIDYCRIHGIEIVYNMAPLDTELTGYWAKLPLIRMLMLAHPEVEWIWWMDSDALITDMVFDLPLWKYKDHNLVIQGYYDMLMKDKSWYALNTGDFFLRNCQWTLDLLDAWAPMGPQGPVREEAGKILTSNLKDRPAFEADDQSALVYLLITQTEWMDKVFLEDKYLLHGYWEGLVDRYEEMIEKYHAGFGDDRWPFVTHFVGCKPCALYAHYPVHKCVSSMERAFNFADNQVLKLYGLSHKGLLNHKTKRIVNETATPLEYVNQVDIRRAAQVNSID; encoded by the coding sequence ATGGGTGAAGAACAACGAACTCAAAAAAAGGGTACTTCAACATTACCAAGCTCCAAAGTCGTCAGTACCCGCCGTCCGATCAATAAAAGAGTCCAGAATATGAAGATGACATTTCTTTGTGGGCTAATAACGTATCTTGTCCTACGTGGCACTATTGGTTTTGGTGAGTTTCCTTCATTTCCTGAAGAAGGTGAAATCACAATtattcttaattataattattcaCTTGGTGCAAAGATCTCAAATTGGGATTTACAAAGAAGTTTGTGGCTTAGTGAAAATCAAGGTTTTCCAAATGTTGTTAATGGTAAACCAAGAATGTTGCTTGTTACTAGCTCATCACCAAAGCCTTGTGATAGTCCTATTGGTGATCATTATTTGATGAAATCATTTAAGAATAAGATTGATTATTGTAGGATTCATGGTATTGAAATTGTGTATAATATGGCTCCTTTGGATACAGAGTTAACCGGTTATTGGGCTAAATTGCCATTAATTCGCATGTTAATGTTGGCGCATCCTGAAGTCGAATGGATCTGGTGGATGGATAGTGATGCGTTGATTACTGATATGGTATTTGATCTTCCATTATGGAAATACAAAGATCATAATTTAGTTATTCAAGGGTACTATGATATGTTAATGAAAGATAAATCTTGGTATGCTTTAAATACCGGCGATTTTTTCTTGAGAAATTGTCAATGGACGTTGGATTTGCTAGACGCGTGGGCCCCAATGGGCCCACAAGGGCCGGTTCGTGAAGAAGCAGGGAAGATTTTAACATCTAATTTAAAAGATCGGCCTGCATTCGAAGCTGATGATCAATCGGCTTTGGTGTATTTATTGATTACGCAAACTGAGTGGATGGATAAGGTTTTTCTTGAGGATAAGTATCTTCTTCACGGATATTGGGAAGGTTTGGTTGATAGATATGAAGAAATGATAGAAAAATATCATGCTGGTTTTGGTGACGATAGATGGCCTTTTGTGACTCATTTTGTGGGTTGTAAACCTTGTGCGCTTTACGCGCATTACCCTGTTCATAAGTGTGTGAGTAGCATGGAGAGAGCGTTTAATTTTGCGGATAATCAAGTGTTGAAGTTGTATGGATTGAGTCATAAAGGACTTTTAAATCATAAAACAAAGAGGATCGTAAATGAGACTGCGACTCCGTTAGAGTATGTGAATCAGGTTGATATTCGACGTGCGGCTCAAGTGAATAGTATCGACTGA